TCATGATATGGAGCTCCAAAATAGATATAGGCTTGCTGAATCTCTTTTTCATGCTGGATTTTCTCTTTTTGCTTATCACTTGCTTCATAAAATGGCAAAGGCTCAATCGATCCCGTTGGAAGCACTTTCAAAAGCGTTTGCAACTCTTTTTGCAACTTCTCAAACTCGATATCTCCACCCGCAACAATAATCACTCGCTTCAATACAAGATGTTTTTGTATGAATTGCTCAATATCGGCTAATTGCATCTTCTGTATACTCTCTTCGGTGCCGTCACTGGGATTTTGCAAAGGGGTACCCTCAAAAAGAAGTTTTTTGAGATTGACGCTGGCAATGTAGTCGTAATCACTCTTTTTTCGCGCAAGATAGCCAAGTGTATTTGTCTTGACTTTAGCAAGTGTCTCTTCTGTAAGATTTGGCTCGCTCAAAAGCTTTTGAGCCAAGTTCAAGCCATAACCCAGCTGCTCTTTGAGACCACTGAGTTCCATCACAAGCGTTTCCGTACCGGCATGGACACCAAATCGAAGGGCTCTATTTTCCAACTTTTGTGCAAAGCCAACATTGCCAAGTGTTTTTGTCCCTTGAGAGAGCATTCTTGCACTCATTTTGGAAAGACCTGGTAAATCACCATCTTCAATGCTTCCGCTTTTTAAAAAAACAATCTGCATCGATGCTATCGGCAAACTTGTATCTTTTTCAAAAATCACTGGAATTTGAACATTGTTTA
This region of Nitratiruptor sp. YY08-10 genomic DNA includes:
- a CDS encoding pitrilysin family protein; this translates as MSAELRHIEVNNVQIPVIFEKDTSLPIASMQIVFLKSGSIEDGDLPGLSKMSARMLSQGTKTLGNVGFAQKLENRALRFGVHAGTETLVMELSGLKEQLGYGLNLAQKLLSEPNLTEETLAKVKTNTLGYLARKKSDYDYIASVNLKKLLFEGTPLQNPSDGTEESIQKMQLADIEQFIQKHLVLKRVIIVAGGDIEFEKLQKELQTLLKVLPTGSIEPLPFYEASDKQKEKIQHEKEIQQAYIYFGAPYHEKIDSKDLYISKVAMFILGSGGFGSRMMEEIRVKRGLAYSAYSLARINKSNSYFTGYLQTKLESAGEAKELVKEVVKDFVEKGVTQKELESAKKFILGSEPLRNETLSQRLSRAFGEFYAGKPLGSSQEDLEKIKNLDLKTLNTFIHNHPEIEKLSFSIVTK